The stretch of DNA TCCTCATGCTTACCTGAAGCAGATGGATATCTCTTGATAAAACACCTTCATCATGTGTAAGAGCTTGCCCTTCAAGACGAACAACTTCTAGGATCTGCATGTTGAGGAAAGGCCACAATCTCATTTCGCATACAAAAATATAGTACAGTAGAATACataaatttatttttcataACTGCAAATTCCATATTATTAGAGCAAAGTGCTATGGTCTGGTTAAAAATTTACATTAAGCTAGCCTACCAAAATGATAACACTTTACCATGGAAAACTTATGGTCTCTTTAtcagaagaaaaaataaataaattacacTAAAaacaaaggaagaaaaaaatgtCCAAGATATCACTTAAGAAACAGAAAATCTGAAATATTTCCAATAGCGAGTAAACTGTGAACGATAATAGCACTTAACAACTAGCAAGTACAACATTTTCCCAGAGGGAggcagttaacttaacatacCTCCTCATTCTCCACTGTATGAGCAAGTGGCATGATAATCTGACTCCCAGAAAATCTCATAGGCCGCAACCCTGGCAGCGAACAGGGGCTTGTTTTCAGTGCTGAAGCCGAATATGCATCGAAGTTATAATCTGCCCATTCAGACCGGTGTTCCCTCAGGAACCTTACAAGTACTGCTGGTGGAACACTCTGGAATGCCGAACAAGAGCAGAATAAGAATTCAAACAatcatatatttatataaatcaACAAGTAATCAGATGAGCAGACAGTTTCAGAAACTTTATTAATCCACAAGCACTTACAGTTTCCATTAAACGCCAGCAAAATTAACCTAATGGAACTACTAGTACAGTAATGCCATACCATAGACCAGGCACAGTACGATCGAAAGTCATAAGAAAATGAAATTCATAAATTTATAATAGTTTGTCAGTAGACACAGGTGCTTTCTTAACGTATAATGAAGTTATTCATAGATTCATTTCAGGTTATACAGGTGAATTGTTGCCTGGATACTTAAGACCTGAATTTTAAGTAGCAACAGGCAACTAATTGTCAAATTTATATGAAACTATTGCACCCTCACCTGCAGTAACATGGATGCCTTAGCACATATGATGCCTCCAGGAGCTCCAAAAGCACTTGCAGGATTGCTACTGTTCCTAATCTTCTTTGAGTTGCAAGCAATGATAACATCTTCTATACCATCTCCACCCATGACAGACCAACCGTCATCATTGAAACCACTTATAGCATCGTTAAATCCTCTAAAAGAGCACAACATTCGTGTTATAAATAAACAATATGCTCCCTCCCAAAGAAAAAGCACTCAAGTAAGGAGAGTACTATCACTATCTAACTCACCTACTAAGCCTCTGACTAAATGTTCGTAGGACAGCTGGTTGCCTCCCCAACGCATATACAACCTCTCCACTTGTTTCTTGAGCAATTTGTCTGATGTACCGTAGTGCCTTGACAACATAACAGTCAGTGCACATGCAGAAATTACAGATAATCCGTCACTCTAAATATGCATTACTTGTATCCAACGGAAAAGGATAAACCAAAGGGTTTGTTTTCTATTGAGAGTAAATATTACAGATACTGTCTGAATAATGAGAATTAAACTTCAAATACATGAATTCCATGAAACCATCTTATCTAGAAAGCTAAAACCAACAAGAAGCGTAAAGACAAGTGCACCATTGATCATATGCTGACACTTCAAAGATATATTACACAACCATTCCTAATATAGAGACGCCAGATAATTTTGTAGGCACTAAGTGGAAATTCTACGCAAATTTACACCTATAAATTGGCTTAATGGATACTAAACTCCATACCAATCATATGATTTAAGAGAAAGGTAGGCATTTATACATACTACAAAATTATATCATGAAATGTCAAATATACTGACATCTGGAAAGTTTTTAAGAACTCACTGCTGTTGTCATCTTCTGAGCAACTACTCTAGACGACTCATAGAGGGGCCGAAGAACTTCAGGAACACTCCAAGCCTGTAAGATAGAATTGCCTTGAATGAAAAACTAGATGAAGGAAATTCAACATCAGTGTAGCTAGCATGTTGAATTTGGGGATCATACATCAAGGTCCAGATGGTCCACTATACGCACAATCGAGCCTCCACCCTCACACTGGCGGACTAAATAGCCACTAGGAAGCATTTCAGCCCTTACAAATTGTTGTATCGTGGCAGTACTTTGACCACCCCCTGAACCACTCAAAGATCTCTCACAGACCTGAAATATACAGGAATATAAACACAGGAAACAATAATTCCCTTGGGTAATTTACCATGTTAGCAAGTTAGGCAAAGGGAAAGAGGTTCATATCTATACGCACCACAAGACTGCCATCCTCCAGAGTGGTTGTGTATCTCAGTGTCCAAAAATCTCTTGCAGGAACTAAAGTAGTAGGAGCATACATCTGAAGGCAGAATGAAGGACAAATTATATAAGCCTGTTATTCTTCCACGAATGGAATGATCAGAAACAAATGCTAACCTGCATGTAAACAAGCTCAATGGTCCCACCATTTCCAGCCGGTAACATTGTAAAGACTTCAGCACTCCGACAATCACGGAACCAACATGGTCGGTCCTTCAAGATCTCCACTATCTATCAAGCACACTATCATAAGAAACCTCCAGAGAATTTACTCAGAGCAACAGtaagttcccaaaattttcattaaaaagTTCCAAGTTTTGGAACCATGTGGCACTAGAGGATAAATATCCAACATGGCAAGGCAGATATGAACAGAAGATTTATTAAAGAATCCTGGTATGCGAAGCACCTAAACTACCTGTTTTAAAATTGTATTaaccaaataatttttttgaggAAATATATTAACCAAATAATACAAACACGATTTTAGCCCACTGACATTGATGTATTCAAGGTTATATTATACACATTTAAAACCTCACATTCAGACAATTCCTACCATCATACGGAAAAAACAACTTCAATGTTCATCCCATGGAAACCAACAACAGATAAAACAGTTTCAATGTGTATCCCATGGAAACGTACAGCAGAAATTCATGTAATAGTAAGTTCTGAACAAAGTTCCAAAGCATAAGCTACCTTTGTTGGTTCCAGGTTCACAAGACCACAGGCACGGGCAGCAACACCACGGCAACCATGTGAAACGGTCACAATACCGAAAGAATCCGGACCAGGCTAATAAAAAAAGATAGATCAACATAAGCATGTTCCAATGCACTTAATTTTCATGTCTGGGTATGGAACCTCGGAAGTTATTTATTAACCCACCTTCATCCCAGGCATCTGGACCCAATCAATAGCAGTCCCTGTAGCCTTTGAGAGGAACTCTGTCAAGGTCTCCTCAGCTATTGAAAGGAGCCTGGCCCAAAAGAGGAAAAAGATTAGTATAGACAGTaattgataaaaaaaaagtaaagtgAACCCCCCAGTTTCGCAGCAAACTAGGCTGACTTACCCTGATGGGTTACTTGCATCCCTTAGGTTGGCAGGAGTGGTCACATTTGATTCACAGCTCGCGTCATTTGCTAATGAAGGCTGCAAGCAGCATATAATGGTATCAGAGGAAGACAAGATCCACCATGGGCAACCAGATATGTATGAACTTCAACAAACAACAAAATGTTATAATATGGCTTGTCATTGACAAAACCTAGACTTACATTCTGCAGCTGCTGCTTCATGTACGCATTCTCGTGAACCAGCTGGGAGACCTGCTTCTGCAGACGCTCATTCTCCTCCATGAGAAGCTTGTTCATCGCAGTCAACTTTCTGTTCACGGCCTGGAGCCTGGAAGACTCCTTACGCTGCTTATCACGGCACCTAACACCATGAACAATGGACGGCGAATTCAGCAAGAGCggacaaattaaaaaaaaacacagaaATGGCAAAATCACGAGGGCAGAATGTGTTTTGGCCATATGCACATAATAGGAATGAAGAGACTTTCAAGTTTGCACATCTCCATTTGGGGTAAGAATTCATTCTCCTTAATTTCTACAGACATCATTACACTTTACATTGGACCTATCACAGCATTATGCTGGAAACAAACAACAACATTCATCAAGATTCACCAGCTAGAAATAGTTTTCAGGCAAGCTCTAGCACGATTCCTGACCGGCAGAAAAGCGCGGCGACGGTGGGGGCTCACCTTCGGTTCTGGAACCAGACCTTGATCTGCTTGGGCTCGATGTTTGAGAGTATGGGGCACTCGCGCAGCAGCTGCTGCCTGCGCGCGGAGCTGGGCTTGGGGCACTCGGCGTACACCCGCTCCAGCGCCTCCACCTGCTCCGGCGTGTACCGCACGTACTTGCCCGTGTCCATGCCGCCCCTGTcgtacccgccgccgccgtcgctgctccCGCTCCgcatcgccaccgccgccgccatctccgcccGGCCACTGAGGCAGCACCACCGGAAGCAAAagctcctcctcgcgtcctcgcgAGCTCCCAATTCCTCCTCGAAGCGACCAAAACCTGCGAGATTTCAACCAAAAGATACGGCGTCAGAAAAGAAATAAACTGTCGGCGATGAACAACCCTCCCCCTGCTCATCAGACAAAGAAACGTAGAAAAGCACGCAAAGGGGTCAGCTTTTGGCTTGAAACCGAGGAGAGAAAAAGGGCGGCCGCTGCAGGAGCAGAGCACGCAAATGCGGCCGATTAAAATCCAACGCGGCAAGATGAGCGGCGGTTCTAATCCGCATTCCATTCCCTTCCCCACCCCGGTTCTTCCCACGTAAAGAGCGGATAAAAGCTCGCCCAAAACATCACTTCGCAGGCTCGCAAGAAATCCGAAAAAAAGAAGTGCAAGAACACGCAATGGCTGGCCGCCGAGGTACCCGGAACGGGGCTATGAGGAGTGGCACGGCCGTCACCTGTTCTATCAGCGCGCTAGCAGCCGAGAGACGTACGGGCACCGTCGCCGGCTCTGGGGCGCGCCTCCTCACAGCCTACCCCCGCGCGAGCcagccaccgcggcggcgcacggaacGCGCCCACCCAGCTCCGCCGCCCGGAACCGGCAGCACCCGCTCGCTCCACGCGCTCCCGGATCCTGTCGAAGCAGAACGAGACGAGGAACCCAGCGCggcacgagagagagagagagagagagagcgcgagAGAGGAGAGGACAGGGGGCGAGAGCGGCAAAAGGCAACAGCTTTAAAGACGAGCGAGCGAGGGGcgggggaagagagagagagagagagagagagagagagaggcagtgctgcagctagctagctagcacgtCTACTGTGAGGAGCACGAGAAGAACTGAAGAAGAGGTGGAGAAAGCTTGAGGGGAGAGAGGACGAGAGGTAGGAGAGGCCATGACCACGAGAGTGGGTGGACGCGGTGCACGTAGTCAGCCGAGTGCTGAAAGTGGGGCGCACGCTACAGGAGCAGCGGGCGTATGGCTGGTCACTGTTGCCCTGAAAAGACGTCATTATTTTGTCCGTGACATTGCTCCGTCGCGTGACCCTGCCTCGTTTGACGACGAAAATTGcagtgggtgtgtttagatgcacGAAAATGTGGATGAAAAAGTCACGTCAGACATTGTAGTGCACTAtagtatttttcgtttgtttgtggtaaatattatcctatcatgatctaattaggctcaaaagattcatctcgcaacgtacatcaaaactatgcaattaatttttttatttacctacatttagtacttcatgcatgagtcatttgctatatttaatgtttcgatgtgattttgatgtgatggaaagttggGAGGAGTTTAGGGTATCTAACCACACCCAGTGACGAAAATACTGTGTAGatggttttttttatttctgaGGAAAACTAGCCTAGTTATGCGATAATCGACACCTAAGTTTCCATCTTTTTAGCAGGCTGATTCAAATATCTGTGATGCCGATTAACTTCGTCAGACTTACATCCAAGGTAAGCAACGCTTGACGGACCCTATGCAACGTGTTGAGTTATCTTCTGCCGAGCACAAACCATGACCGTAGCTATAGCCAAGAGAAATCAACACAACGACTGAAATATATACATGAGTTTCCCTCGTGTGCTTATTTCTTTTAGAGCGCTCCTCGTGAGCTGTCTCGTCCGCATCAAGCTTCTTAAATACTTCCGCGCCTATAACACCGTATCTAGCAGAAACTGATAGGGGTTGCACGCAATAGAGAAAAGTAGAGGAGAGGTGGACGAAGGGCAAGACTAGAACAGAGAGAGGAAGATGGATGAGAGAAGATGGCGAGGAGGCTTCATCGCGACCTAAAATGATTGGGtaaagtctgtttttcaacccGAACTATCAGGATAGTCTGATTTTGGcccttgaactacgaaaccggacatcctacacctccaactaacgaaaccatttgaaaaacaaccctaGCTCAGCCAAAgacggttttgctacagtaaaatttccgaatttctagaacttcacacctctctcaattaaataataaataaagcatagttaatattgtctaaaaatcatgatatttttttaggaggtagataaaaagagaaggaatttattttggctagatgtgatacattaaacataatggaatttgaattataaaattttaaaaatgggtagaattcaaaatttttttaatttttgggtcagctaaacctttgataaaaatgaactaaaaatatgataattcataatttcttatttagtttaataagaTATTTTTTGttggcccaagtttttatgGGCTAAACAGGAGCTCCGAGCGCGGCCGTCGACAAAAATCTGCCCAGGCAATAAACGGCCTATTCGGCTCGGTGGTTTAGCTTGGTTGAACACTGTAGCGGCTGATTTTTCAGAGGACATATAATGTAGCGGCTAATTACTGTAACAACTATCTATAGCCTCGATTACACAGGAGCACGTACTGCACCGGTAGTGTAACTACAATGGTACTGTAACTACAGTCCAGCCAGCCAGCGCTGATAAAAAGGACTGGCGTTGCAGGCCCTCCGCAGCCGCTGAAAGCCATACGCAGCCGGGTGACCCAACCCGACCCCGAACGCGACCTATCTAGAAGGAGCGGGCCCCGCGCCCCGGGTACATGTGCgatgggcgcgcgcgcggcgtggtggcgccccgccccgccccgccctggTCCCTTGGGCACGCGAGCTGCGGGCGCGGGTGGGGCCGGCGCGCGAGGCGGACCGTGCGCCGCTGCGGTGGTTGCTAGCGAGCGAGAGCGAGGGGCGGCGCAACGTAAATTTGTACGCGCGCCGAGGCAAGGGGCACGGCGCGCCGTAAAATGTCGCGGCTAGGTGAGCGCGGAAGCTGGTGCGGGAGTTATGGCGTGTGGCCTGACAGGGGGCGGTCACACGCGTGAGCTAGCGAGCGAGCGGCGTAGAGAGAGGCAGAGGCTAGCAGACGGGCTAGTGGGAGGCCTGCAGACTTTACGGCCTGCTACAAGCTCTGGGCGCTGGTGCCTACTACCAGTAGCATCGGCAGGTCAAGTCACACACCTCCTACGGCGCCGCAAGTACGCCCCCTCTCCAAAGCACGCTGCGCTACAGTGTCAGAAGTGACGCCGTGGCAACCGACGAACCAGAGgcattagagcaagtattattaTGACTGACTGAGAAGTGGCTGAGAGTCTATGTGGCACATGAGAGAAGCAACCGGGCGTCTTGTCAAGCGCCGGTGCAAGCGGGCTGAGAGGTTCTGCAACCCATTCTATTGGTGTAGCTAATGGGACCCGCCACAATCATGACCTCCCTCCCAGCCCGCAGCCGGCGCGATTATAAACCATGCTCTTAATGCACGTATCCGCAGTCAAGGCTGATCACGAATCGCCATTCGCCAATAGGGTCGGATCTCGGCGCAGGCAGCAGGGGCGACAGTCCATCcccgccgatggatggacgcgTGGGAACGACGTCGAccccgcgaccgcgacgacAGCGCACCGCGCGCCGGCAGCCGCGCTGTCCTCTCCACTCGGCGCGGTCAACAGGTGGAGCAGTAACTGTTACCGCATGTCCGGACACTTGGACTGTAGGAAAACCCGAGACTATGGACAAAATTACTGTAGTAGGAAATGTGACCAGGTCTTCAGAAAGTAGTGATGCGAGCTAGGAAATGCTCGGCATTTTTTTCTTGAGATACAATAGCTttgtacattttttttttctcagcgAGATTGCAAGAAAGATTGTGCTCCCAAAGTTCCTTGGCCGGAACATGGCATCCGTCATCCGTGGAAACTCTGGCCAGCCATATGCCATGGTTACCACGCGCGCCGCTAGCGCTGTGGTCGTCGTTTCGTCGGAGACAGCGGCACTGGTCATGCGTCGCCGTAGCCAGCGCCGAACCGTGGATCCCATGCATTGGCTCACGCTCCATCCATTTCATCGGCCGCCGTCAAGGTGCATGCACGCACGCTGTATCGCCGTAGCCGCCGCCCACATGCAGTGTCTCCAACAAAAATGATTTTTGCTCGTGTCGACCCGGGTTCCGGGCTCAGCAGGCGCGCCGCCGTGTCTCCAACAAGTTAACAATGGATGGATAGATCGGGCGTGCATCGGCAGCGGGTTGCTGTGCGGAAACCCTTCGCTGCACAAGCACGTCGTTGCAGCACCGCAACCACCGAGGCCAGCACGCACGCGTCTGGAGCAAGTGAGTGCTACATACGCGTGCTATAATTGTTGGGTCACCAATGGCGCATGCATTTCCAATTACCCAATTATTATAAACTTACGCGTGTGATAATGCGCATGCATTTCCAATTACCCAATTGTTATGAACTTGTTACGCGTGTGATAAGGATTACCCAATTGTTGAGTCACCGATGGCGCATGCATTTCCATTCTAACAGcgaaggccctgtttagttgctttcaaaatttcaaaactttacaagattttttatcacatcaaatctttcaatacatacatgaaatattaaatatagctaaataaaataactaattatacagtttgtgtataatttgcgagacaaattttttaaacctaattaatctatgacgagataataattattaaatacaaacgaaagtaatacagtattttatatttttcgcatctaaacaagaccgAAGCGTAAGCAGGTGGCGTAGGCGCGCCTAGCTGCTacgctggtgctgctgctggtgcatcAGGGCAGTGGGGCCAGAGAGGTGTAGTAGCCCCACCTGCCACTGCGAGGAGTAAAGCAGAAGCAAAGAAGGAAGTGAGGAGTGCCCATAGTTTTGAGATcgataaaaaaaaagtttggaaaAGGTCTGAGATAGCAGGAGCAGGAAAAGAGGCTGCTCCAGTGACGTGTCGTACGTGTACCTCCTGCAGCATCGACTCCGGTTGGTTTGGACTGAAAAATTTGGAATAGGAATTTTATCAACATTGGCCgctaattatggtgtcaaacaaaatcggttcacaaaaccaactccagaacccttGCACTAGGAACCTcgaagaatctaataagataTTTGactgcgtgattagaggatagttactatagtatcactgtagccaatcatcgattaattaccgtcattagattcgtcgcgaaaaattacacctatccctaaaaagatttcgcaaataaatttcatttagtactccatgcatgcgagattctcctCTCAAAAAATGCGCGTGCACTGTTCCTATAATTCTCCTAAACCGATCCAAACACGGTCGAACTGCTGCTGTGCTGCCTGCTACTCCGTAAGTTTGCAATTGCAAGTTTGCAACCAGCAAGCCAGGGCCTGTGCTGCTTGTTCTTTGCTTCGCTTTGCCTCTCAACCTCCCCGGAGCCGGGGCTTTTTCTTTCCCTCGGTGCATGCCGGTGTGCCTGCACATCATGCCGGTGTACTATGCATGCACGCGCTACCCCTGAAAGCCTGAAACTACGTAACGACGACACGATCCCGTGAAACTTGTTCTGTGTGTGTGTTCCTGCCACGAGGCAAGACAAGCAGCGCGAGTCTTATGTTTCTCATGCCCGGCCCCGCACGCGAGAAAAGGAGGCCGGCGACGCTGCGTCACGCCGTCACGTGCCGCCGGGTTCCACCTCTTCCCCCCTCTCGGCACCGGGCTAACCAACAACCTGCGGCTGCTGGTTTAGCCTGACTCCACAGTCCACACGGTGGGTTAACTAGGAACCGTTTGTTTTGGTAGCGCGCTAGCGAATAGTGACACTTTGACCCattattacggtgtcaaacaaagtcagtttacaaaactaactctagAATCCCGcactagtgaccctgaagaatctaatgaggctttgaaccacacgattagaggatggttactgtagcatcactgtagctaatcatcgattagttatcgtcattagattcgtcgcgaaaagttacacacatccctaaaaaaattttacaaatagacttcattcagtTTTTCATACGGAAAAAATTT from Panicum virgatum strain AP13 chromosome 9K, P.virgatum_v5, whole genome shotgun sequence encodes:
- the LOC120650754 gene encoding homeobox-leucine zipper protein HOX9, whose amino-acid sequence is MAAAVAMRSGSSDGGGGYDRGGMDTGKYVRYTPEQVEALERVYAECPKPSSARRQQLLRECPILSNIEPKQIKVWFQNRRCRDKQRKESSRLQAVNRKLTAMNKLLMEENERLQKQVSQLVHENAYMKQQLQNPSLANDASCESNVTTPANLRDASNPSGLLSIAEETLTEFLSKATGTAIDWVQMPGMKPGPDSFGIVTVSHGCRGVAARACGLVNLEPTKIVEILKDRPCWFRDCRSAEVFTMLPAGNGGTIELVYMQMYAPTTLVPARDFWTLRYTTTLEDGSLVVCERSLSGSGGGQSTATIQQFVRAEMLPSGYLVRQCEGGGSIVRIVDHLDLDAWSVPEVLRPLYESSRVVAQKMTTAALRYIRQIAQETSGEVVYALGRQPAVLRTFSQRLSRGFNDAISGFNDDGWSVMGGDGIEDVIIACNSKKIRNSSNPASAFGAPGGIICAKASMLLQSVPPAVLVRFLREHRSEWADYNFDAYSASALKTSPCSLPGLRPMRFSGSQIIMPLAHTVENEEILEVVRLEGQALTHDEGVLSRDIHLLQLCTGIDEKSMGSCFQLVFAPVDELFPDDAPLISSGFRVIPLDIKTDGVPSGRTLDLASSLEVGTTAQHASGDGSQDDCNLRSVLTIAFQFPYEIHLQDSVAAMARQYVRSIVSAVQRVSMAISPSLSGLSTRPKIISGFPEAATLVRWICQSYQYHLGVDLVSHSDEAGESLLRMFWDHQDAVLCCSFKEKPVFTFGNQMGIDMLETTLIALQDLTLDKIFDEAGRKALHAEIPKLMEQGYAYLPAGVCLSGMGRHVSYEQAIAWKVLGEDSNVHCLAFCFVNWSFV